Genomic DNA from Nitrospinota bacterium:
TGCCTAAACCTGTATCACTGACATTAATATGGACCACCCCATTATCCTCCCCTGTCTGAATCCTTATTTCACCACCCTCTTGCATCGCATCCTGGGCATTTAAGATGAGATTTAATAAAACCTGATGCATCTGCTGGGAAGAAACCATCACCTTCGGCAGGTCAGATGAAAACTCCTCCACCACCTTTATATTACTCAGAGAAAGCTGGTTCTTTGTTAGAGATAGGGTCTTCTTTACAATACTGTTGATATCCTCTAAACTCCTTGCCTCTGTTTCAGGACGATGAAAGGCTAAGAGCTGTTTGACGATCTTGGCAATCCTGTTGATTCCCTCCTGGGTTAATCCCAAAAGCTCCCTGCTCTTC
This window encodes:
- a CDS encoding ATP-binding protein, which produces KSRELLGLTQEGINRIAKIVKQLLAFHRPETEARSLEDINSIVKKTLSLTKNQLSLSNIKVVEEFSSDLPKVMVSSQQMHQVLLNLILNAQDAMQEGGEIRIQTGEDNGVVHINVSDTGLGIPEEIRDKIFEPFFSTKKREKGTGLGLSISYGIIKAHNGDILVKSKEKKGTTFTIKLPVSSS